A window from Drosophila subobscura isolate 14011-0131.10 chromosome O, UCBerk_Dsub_1.0, whole genome shotgun sequence encodes these proteins:
- the LOC117896383 gene encoding putative mediator of RNA polymerase II transcription subunit 26 isoform X2: MDFHILIVIGCVISASLLSFLFINKIFRRKTFEEVVAEKRALSANLYKAGGGAAASKKPKKKELKREKKQRQREQQRDVSHDPEEDYSDGQQSEEQGSVEEEPGLSKQHVEFEPDAEIMNEQRRSSNAAEKENVPLGKKSKKEKRNAGKGGAAAAAAAPVAGILVNKNEPVAVKPLTAEETPTLNSFEVRAPKDVVELKKQEQKERKEDNNNKQQAQKKNGSGNVAKKEKPQVTAGVPPTATAADQEPPSVPKQILKQQQQQNGSPKTQNNQVNNKTKQQHQQQQQQQHKKQKESLTAKELAQALEKLAEHQNQTIGVSALMNVFSRAELNRSEIQILIDYLLNKQQDMPASHAEWSDDICQKLKRQLEEKEKLLAEEQEASIGIQAKLRELRQEVNTERAQMHGRIQAYNDKLQGKEQELSAVNQELSSLNDKLTLERQQFQTLLREKQASSQDLLPQLQRLQQDLAHKEKCLADMTAFVGAETQQKNELIQQQAQQLLALEQQRDELEARQNNSIFELEQRKHLDAENGELKVELRNLHNALESAKADLAHAQSELTHVRGGELQELRQQAATLEANNQTLNQQLSQATSSAVQATAAQSEQAQVQSDALAKKHQELSALRAQYGSLTEAQDKQQAQTSSLQSQVQELQQRAEQLVAREKQLQQELQEQREKNNQQEKDLQQQQKELQLQQQKSVAAAANGASASAKSEQQRIRDLYQRLYPDAVKAQAATALQASFDQWLEQVLATHIKQQQLELERRAVQNSSNKSTQSNNSSSSNHNSSSTSSSIHNNISSNNSSSNSKSSSSSAAASNAEQQQLQQQQLELHKQNLQLRETNDKLTQLVTKTTNTLMDLEERAREQDEHWRGIVNQKEQQITKLQQHVSNGEQDI, from the exons ATGGATTTCCACATACTGATCGTCATTGGTTGTGTGATCAGCGCCTCCCTGCTCTCCTTTCTGTTCATCAATAAGATATTCAGGCGCAAGACCTTCGAGGAGGTTGTCGCCGAGAAGCGCGCCCTCAGCGCCAATCTGTATAAGGCCGGCGGCGGTGCAGCGGCCAGCAAGAAGCCCAAGAAGAAGGAACTGAAGCGCGAgaagaaacagagacagagggagcagcagcgggatgTCAGCCACGACCCCGAGGAGGACTACTCCGATGGCCAGCAGTCCGAGGAGCAAGGTTCGGTAGAGGAGGAGCCCGGCTTGTCCAAGCAGCATGTGGAATTCGAGCCCGATGCAGAGATCATGAACGAGCAGCGTAGGTCGAGCAATGCGGCCGAAAAGGAGAACGTTCCTCTGGGCAAGAAGagcaagaaggagaagcgGAATGCGGGCAAGGgcggagccgcagcagcagcagccgctcctgTCGCTGGCATTTTGGTCAATAAAAATGAACCGGTGGCCGTCAAGCCGCTCACTGCAGAGGAGACTCCCACGCTGAACAGCTTCGAGGTTCGTGCACCCAAGGATGTCGTCGAATTgaagaagcaggagcagaaggaacGCAAagaggacaacaacaacaagcagcaggcacagaaGAAGAACGGATCCGGCAACGTggccaagaaggagaagccacAAGTCACAGCAGGTGTaccacccactgccactgctgctgacCAGGAGCCACCGTCCGTGCCCAAGCAGAtactgaagcagcagcaacagcagaacggCTCGCCCAAGACCCAGAACAACCAAGTGAACAACAAGACcaaacagcaacatcagcagcagcagcagcagcagcacaagaagcaaaaggagTCGCTGACGGCCAAGGAACTGGCACAGGCATTGGAGAAACTGGCCGAGCATCAGAACCAGACGATTGGTGTGTCCGCCCTCATGAATGTTTTCTCCCGGGCCGAGTTGAACCGTTCCGAGATTCAGATTTTGATCGATTATCTGCTAAACAAGCAGCAGGATATGCCCGCCTCCCATGCCGAGTGGTCGGATGATATTTGCCAGAAGTTGAAGCgccagctggaggagaaggagaagctgctcgccgaggagcaggaggcctCCATTGGCATTCAGGCCAAGCTGCGCGAACTGCGCCAAGAGGTCAACACGGAGCGCGCCCAGATGCATGGACGCATTCAGGCCTACAACGATAAGCTGCAGGGCAAGGAGCAGGAGTTGTCTGCCGTGAACCAGGAGTTGTCCAGTCTCAATGATAAGTTGACCCTCGAACGCCAGCAGTTCCAG ACCTTGCTGAGGGAAAAGCAGGCCAGTTCGCAGGACTTGCTGCCACAGttgcagcgcctgcagcaggATTTGGCACACAAGGAGAAGTGCCTGGCCGATATGACCGCCTTCGTGGGCGCCGAGACGCAGCAGAAGAACGAGTtgatccagcagcaggcccagcagctgctggccctcGAGCAGCAACGCGACGAGCTGGAGGCGCGCCAAAACAACAGCATCTTTGAGCTGGAGCAACGCAAGCACCTGGACGCTGAGAATGGCGAGCTTAAGGTGGAGCTGCGCAATCTCCACAATGCGCTTGAATCGGCCAAGGCCGATCTGGCTCACGCCCAGTCGGAGCTGACGCATGTGCGGGGTGGCGAGCTGCAGGAACTGCGCCAGCAGGCGGCCACATTGGAGGCCAACAATCAGACACTCAACCAGCAGCTCAGTCAGGCCACCAGCAGCGCAGTGCAGGCGACGGCCGCCCAATCGGAGCAGGCCCAGGTCCAGTCCGATGCCCTGGCCAAGAAGCACCAAGAGCTGAGTGCTCTGAGGGCACAGTACGGCTCGCTGACCGAGGCCCAGgacaagcagcaggcacaaaCCAGCAGCCTGCAATCGCAGGTGCAGGAGCTGCAACAACGCGCCGAGCAGTTGGTGGCAAgggagaagcagctgcagcaggagctgcaggaacaGCGCGAGAAGAATAAT caacaagagaaggatctgcaacagcagcagaaggagctgcagctgcaacagcaaaagtccgtggcggctgctgccaatgGGGCAAGCGCCTCCGCGAAGAGCGAACAGCAGCGCATACGCGATCTTTACCAGCGTCTCTATCCAGATGCGGTGAAAGCGCAAGCGGCCACGGCACTGCAAGCCTCCTTCGATCAGTGGCTGGAGCAGGTTCTGGCCACACacatcaagcagcagcagctggagctggagaggaGGGCTGTCCAGAACAGTAGTAATAAGTCCACACAATCAAACAATAGTAGCAGTAGCAACCACAATagtagcagcaccagcagcagcatccacaacaATATTAGTAGCAATAATAGTAGTTCGAATAGCaaatcctcctcctcctccgccgccgcctccaacgctgagcagcagcagctacagcaacagcagctggagctgcacaaACAGAACCTGCAGCTGCGGGAAACGAACGATAAGCTCACGCAGCTGGTCACCAAAACG ACCAACACGTTGATGGACTTGGAGGAGCGTGCACGGGAGCAGGATGAGCATTGGCGTGGCATTGTTaaccagaaggagcagcagattACCAAGCTGCAACAGCATGTCTCAAATGGAGAGCAG GACATTTAA
- the LOC117896383 gene encoding ribosome-binding protein 1 isoform X1, producing MDFHILIVIGCVISASLLSFLFINKIFRRKTFEEVVAEKRALSANLYKAGGGAAASKKPKKKELKREKKQRQREQQRDVSHDPEEDYSDGQQSEEQGSVEEEPGLSKQHVEFEPDAEIMNEQRRSSNAAEKENVPLGKKSKKEKRNAGKGGAAAAAAAPVAGILVNKNEPVAVKPLTAEETPTLNSFEVRAPKDVVELKKQEQKERKEDNNNKQQAQKKNGSGNVAKKEKPQVTAGVPPTATAADQEPPSVPKQILKQQQQQNGSPKTQNNQVNNKTKQQHQQQQQQQHKKQKESLTAKELAQALEKLAEHQNQTIGVSALMNVFSRAELNRSEIQILIDYLLNKQQDMPASHAEWSDDICQKLKRQLEEKEKLLAEEQEASIGIQAKLRELRQEVNTERAQMHGRIQAYNDKLQGKEQELSAVNQELSSLNDKLTLERQQFQTLLREKQASSQDLLPQLQRLQQDLAHKEKCLADMTAFVGAETQQKNELIQQQAQQLLALEQQRDELEARQNNSIFELEQRKHLDAENGELKVELRNLHNALESAKADLAHAQSELTHVRGGELQELRQQAATLEANNQTLNQQLSQATSSAVQATAAQSEQAQVQSDALAKKHQELSALRAQYGSLTEAQDKQQAQTSSLQSQVQELQQRAEQLVAREKQLQQELQEQREKNNDVRMKNWKLIEALQNAEATATATAKTKTNTKQSLGQQEKDLQQQQKELQLQQQKSVAAAANGASASAKSEQQRIRDLYQRLYPDAVKAQAATALQASFDQWLEQVLATHIKQQQLELERRAVQNSSNKSTQSNNSSSSNHNSSSTSSSIHNNISSNNSSSNSKSSSSSAAASNAEQQQLQQQQLELHKQNLQLRETNDKLTQLVTKTTNTLMDLEERAREQDEHWRGIVNQKEQQITKLQQHVSNGEQDI from the exons ATGGATTTCCACATACTGATCGTCATTGGTTGTGTGATCAGCGCCTCCCTGCTCTCCTTTCTGTTCATCAATAAGATATTCAGGCGCAAGACCTTCGAGGAGGTTGTCGCCGAGAAGCGCGCCCTCAGCGCCAATCTGTATAAGGCCGGCGGCGGTGCAGCGGCCAGCAAGAAGCCCAAGAAGAAGGAACTGAAGCGCGAgaagaaacagagacagagggagcagcagcgggatgTCAGCCACGACCCCGAGGAGGACTACTCCGATGGCCAGCAGTCCGAGGAGCAAGGTTCGGTAGAGGAGGAGCCCGGCTTGTCCAAGCAGCATGTGGAATTCGAGCCCGATGCAGAGATCATGAACGAGCAGCGTAGGTCGAGCAATGCGGCCGAAAAGGAGAACGTTCCTCTGGGCAAGAAGagcaagaaggagaagcgGAATGCGGGCAAGGgcggagccgcagcagcagcagccgctcctgTCGCTGGCATTTTGGTCAATAAAAATGAACCGGTGGCCGTCAAGCCGCTCACTGCAGAGGAGACTCCCACGCTGAACAGCTTCGAGGTTCGTGCACCCAAGGATGTCGTCGAATTgaagaagcaggagcagaaggaacGCAAagaggacaacaacaacaagcagcaggcacagaaGAAGAACGGATCCGGCAACGTggccaagaaggagaagccacAAGTCACAGCAGGTGTaccacccactgccactgctgctgacCAGGAGCCACCGTCCGTGCCCAAGCAGAtactgaagcagcagcaacagcagaacggCTCGCCCAAGACCCAGAACAACCAAGTGAACAACAAGACcaaacagcaacatcagcagcagcagcagcagcagcacaagaagcaaaaggagTCGCTGACGGCCAAGGAACTGGCACAGGCATTGGAGAAACTGGCCGAGCATCAGAACCAGACGATTGGTGTGTCCGCCCTCATGAATGTTTTCTCCCGGGCCGAGTTGAACCGTTCCGAGATTCAGATTTTGATCGATTATCTGCTAAACAAGCAGCAGGATATGCCCGCCTCCCATGCCGAGTGGTCGGATGATATTTGCCAGAAGTTGAAGCgccagctggaggagaaggagaagctgctcgccgaggagcaggaggcctCCATTGGCATTCAGGCCAAGCTGCGCGAACTGCGCCAAGAGGTCAACACGGAGCGCGCCCAGATGCATGGACGCATTCAGGCCTACAACGATAAGCTGCAGGGCAAGGAGCAGGAGTTGTCTGCCGTGAACCAGGAGTTGTCCAGTCTCAATGATAAGTTGACCCTCGAACGCCAGCAGTTCCAG ACCTTGCTGAGGGAAAAGCAGGCCAGTTCGCAGGACTTGCTGCCACAGttgcagcgcctgcagcaggATTTGGCACACAAGGAGAAGTGCCTGGCCGATATGACCGCCTTCGTGGGCGCCGAGACGCAGCAGAAGAACGAGTtgatccagcagcaggcccagcagctgctggccctcGAGCAGCAACGCGACGAGCTGGAGGCGCGCCAAAACAACAGCATCTTTGAGCTGGAGCAACGCAAGCACCTGGACGCTGAGAATGGCGAGCTTAAGGTGGAGCTGCGCAATCTCCACAATGCGCTTGAATCGGCCAAGGCCGATCTGGCTCACGCCCAGTCGGAGCTGACGCATGTGCGGGGTGGCGAGCTGCAGGAACTGCGCCAGCAGGCGGCCACATTGGAGGCCAACAATCAGACACTCAACCAGCAGCTCAGTCAGGCCACCAGCAGCGCAGTGCAGGCGACGGCCGCCCAATCGGAGCAGGCCCAGGTCCAGTCCGATGCCCTGGCCAAGAAGCACCAAGAGCTGAGTGCTCTGAGGGCACAGTACGGCTCGCTGACCGAGGCCCAGgacaagcagcaggcacaaaCCAGCAGCCTGCAATCGCAGGTGCAGGAGCTGCAACAACGCGCCGAGCAGTTGGTGGCAAgggagaagcagctgcagcaggagctgcaggaacaGCGCGAGAAGAATAAT GACGTGCGTATGAAAAATTGGAAGTTGATTGAAGCGTTGCAAAATGccgaagcaacagcaaccgcaaCCGCAAAGACGAAAACAAATACCAAGCAATCCTTAGGC caacaagagaaggatctgcaacagcagcagaaggagctgcagctgcaacagcaaaagtccgtggcggctgctgccaatgGGGCAAGCGCCTCCGCGAAGAGCGAACAGCAGCGCATACGCGATCTTTACCAGCGTCTCTATCCAGATGCGGTGAAAGCGCAAGCGGCCACGGCACTGCAAGCCTCCTTCGATCAGTGGCTGGAGCAGGTTCTGGCCACACacatcaagcagcagcagctggagctggagaggaGGGCTGTCCAGAACAGTAGTAATAAGTCCACACAATCAAACAATAGTAGCAGTAGCAACCACAATagtagcagcaccagcagcagcatccacaacaATATTAGTAGCAATAATAGTAGTTCGAATAGCaaatcctcctcctcctccgccgccgcctccaacgctgagcagcagcagctacagcaacagcagctggagctgcacaaACAGAACCTGCAGCTGCGGGAAACGAACGATAAGCTCACGCAGCTGGTCACCAAAACG ACCAACACGTTGATGGACTTGGAGGAGCGTGCACGGGAGCAGGATGAGCATTGGCGTGGCATTGTTaaccagaaggagcagcagattACCAAGCTGCAACAGCATGTCTCAAATGGAGAGCAG GACATTTAA